A region of Carassius auratus strain Wakin chromosome 41, ASM336829v1, whole genome shotgun sequence DNA encodes the following proteins:
- the LOC113059208 gene encoding syntaxin-12-like isoform X2 encodes MLDVNQIMKDLASMVHEQGDTIDSVEDYIQTTSSHVESANHELAKASHYQRQLRRRKCYLLIAGVLLLTLLIIIIAVSARK; translated from the exons ATGCTGGACGTCAATCAGATTATGAAAGACTTGGCCAGCATGGTGCATGAACAAGGAGACACCATAG ACAGCGTTGAAGATTACATTCAGACCACCTCATCGCATGTGGAATCAGCCAATCACGAGCTTGCAAAAGCTAGTCATTATCAG AGGCAGCTGAGGAGGAGGAAATGTTATCTGTTAATCGCTGGAGTTCTGCTTCTTACTTTGCTTATCATCATTATTGCAGTCTCAGCCAGAAAATGA